A portion of the Gossypium arboreum isolate Shixiya-1 chromosome 8, ASM2569848v2, whole genome shotgun sequence genome contains these proteins:
- the LOC108467513 gene encoding protein RGF1 INDUCIBLE TRANSCRIPTION FACTOR 1-like — translation MGAGGPDEEDNRWPPWLKPLLREHFFVQCKLHADSHKSECNMYCLDCMNGALCSFCLAYHKDHRYIQIRRSSYHDVIRVSEIQKYLDISGIQTYVINSAKVVFINERPQPRPGKGVTNTCEVCDRSLVDSFRFCSLGCKIVGTSKNFQKKKRHLAMASDSEDSYSSSSSHGKLMNNNNKMRSFSPSTPPPTSVNSRTAKRRKGIPHRSPMGGLIIEY, via the exons ATG GGAGCTGGTGGGCCTGATGAAGAAGACAACAGGTGGCCTCCATGGCTGAAACCTTTGTTAAGAGAGCATTTCTTTGTTCAATGCAAGCTTCATGCTGATTCTCACAAGAGCGAATGCAATATGTACTGCTTAGATTGTATGAACGGCGCTCTCTGTTCTTTCTGCTTAGCTTATCACAAGGATCATCGTTACATTCAG ATTAGGAGGTCTTCATACCATGATGTGATAAGGGTATCTGAGATACAGAAATACCTGGACATATCTGGAATCCAGACTTATGTTATCAACAGTGCTAAGGTTGTTTTCATCAATGAGAGGCCTCAGCCAAGGCCTGGAAAAGGTGTCACCAATACCTGTGAGGTCTGTGACCGTAGCCTTGTCGACTCATTTCGCTTCTGCTCTCTTGGTTGCAAG ATTGTTGGCACATCCAAGAATTTCCAGAAGAAGAAGAGACACTTAGCCATGGCCTCAGATTCTGAGGATTCATACAGCAGCAGCAGTAGCCATGGAAAGCTTatgaacaacaacaacaaaatgcGAAGCTTTAGTCCTTCGACACCGCCTCCAACTTCAGTGAATTCCCGAACTGCGAAACGAAGAAAAGGGATTCCCCATCGATCCCCAATGGGAGGTCTAATCATAGAATATTAA